The segment CGGACCAAAATAATAATTAATACAAACAAAAAAATCACTTTAATTAACCACGCTTATTTTTTAATAATTTTTTAATTTTAACACAACCAATTAACCCGGGTTGAACCTTGGAAAAGCTTGTCCACGGTTCAACCCTGGTCTGATTCCGTTGACAGAAATATAAATTCCTGTAAACTCGGACCATTATAGTACGAGTAATAAAAATGCTATCACTTTCTAAGAAAACCGATTACGCGCTTTTGGTACTTACTACATTGGCGCAAAAACCAAAGGATTATGTTTCTTTGCGAGAATTGGCGGTGCGGAAAAATATGCCCTATCGTTTTTTGGCGCAGGTTGCGCGCGCGCTTGTTCATGATGGATTGATTATCAGTCGCGAGGGTTCCGGTGGCGGTTACCGCCTAAAAAAGTCAGCAAAGAAAATTAGCGTCAGCGATGTGGTTACCGCCATTGAGGGCGGTGTTGCACTGGCGTCATGTCTTTCACACAGTGAAACGGAATGCGAGTTGGCGGTTAATTGTCCGTTAAAAAAAGGCATGCCATCGATTCAACGGATGGTTTTAAAAACGCTTACTAAAAAGACGGTGGCAGATTTGTTAGCCGCGAATTAGATGTTGACTAAAAAATCCAAACCCTTTCAATTGGATCGCTCCAACTACGACAAAATAAATCGCGGTAAATTGGCATACAAAACATCCGCCGGGCTTACTGCAGAAACCGTGAGAAAGATTTCTAAACGTAAGGAAGAACCTGCTTGGCTTTTGGAGAAACGTTTGCAAGCACTGAAGATCTCTAAAAAACTAAAGATGCCGAAATGGGCACCTTCGACTGATGCGCTTGATTTAAACAAAATAACTTTTTACGCGGAGGCGGATCACAAGGAAGCGACTAATTGGGAAGATGTGCCAAAAGAAATTCGCAGTACGTTTGAAAGACTGGGAATTCCCGAAGCGGAACGAACCGTCTTGGCGGGGACCGGCGCGCAATACGAATCGCTGATGGCCTATCACAAGTTAAAAGAAGAATGGGAAAAACAAGGCGTGATATTTGAAAATTTCGATACGGCGGTTAAAAAACATCCGGAAATGGTGCGTGAATATTTTATGACAAAATGTGTCCCGATTGCGTACCACAAATACGCGGCGTTACACGGCGCGGTATTTTCCGGCGGAACATTTATTTATGTGCCGAAAAACGTGAAAGTGAGTATGCCGTTGCAGGCGTACTTTCGGATGAATGCTGAAGGCATGGGCCAATTTGAACATACTTTAATTATTGTCGATGAGGGCGCGGAATTGCATTATATAGAAGGTTGCAGCGCACCCCGCTATGATACGGCCAGTTTGCATGCCGGTTGCGTGGAAATTTTTGTAAAAAAAGGTGCGCGCATGCGTTACTCATCGATTGAGAATTGGTCTAAAAATACTTATAACCTAAATACTAAAAGGGCTATTGTGGAGAAAGACGGTGTAATGGAATGGGTGAGTGGTAATTTAGGTTCCGGATTAACAATGCTTTATCCGTGCAGTGCGCTGATTGGTGAGGGGGCTAAAACGGATTTCTTGAGTATTGCGTTTGCGGGCAAGGGGCAAAACCAAGACACGGGAACGAAAGTTTTGCACCTGGCGCCACGTACTACAAGCACAGTAATTTCTAAGAGTATTGCCGTAGACGGCGGAATCACTACATATCGCGGACAAGTGAAAGTTGTGAAGGGGGCAAGGGGAGTAGCCACTAAGTCAGTGTGTGATTCATTACTGTTTGATCAGTCGTCTGTAGCGAATACTTACCCATATATCGATGTAGAAGAGCCGCACGCGGATATTGCGCACGAAGCGTCAGTAGGCCGCGTTGGGGAGGAGCAGCTCTTCTACCTCCGAACCAGAGGAATTACCGAAGAACGAGCGATTCAGATGATCGTTTCCGGTTTTATCGAGCCGATTGTAAAAAAATTACCCTTTGAGTATGCGGTTGAATTAAACCGCTTGATTGAATTGGAAATGGAGGGAAGTGTCGGATGAAAAAAAATATAAAAATTGCCGATGGAAAAACGGCAGAAATTATTATTGATATTGCAAAAGATAGGAATGTTTTTATTGAAGTGGGGAAATTGTGTAATGTTACTATTTTAGAAATTATACGCGGGGCGACCAATCAGGGTCCGACCCTGGATCCGACAGGGTCGGAATCTGGATTGCAATTAAAGGTGAATCTTATAGGAAAAAAATCGGTGATAAACATTCATTCGTTAGTTGTCGGTTTGGGGGGTAATAAATCAAAAAATGAAATAGAAATTAATCATTTGGCGCGCGAAACTAATTCCGCATTTACCGGATATGCTTTACTGAAAAATAATGCCGAGCATACTTGGGAAATTAGTACGGTGATTGAAAATGTTGCAAAAAAGTCTGTAGCATCGCAAAAAATCAACAATCTTCTGCTTGGAGAAAATGGTGTTGTAAAAAATAGACCTGCTTTAATAATACGTAATAATGATGTTTCTTGTTCTCATGCCGTAGCGACGGGGCATTTGGACGAAGAGCAACTTTTTTATGCTCAAGCACGCGGTTTGACAGTTGAACAAAGCAAGAGTTTGATGGCGCGTGGTTTTGTAGAACCGTTTATTCGCTTGTTGCCTAAAAATATTCAGCAAGAAATTATCGGAAAGTTTGACCAGGGACCGACCTTGGACAATCTTGTCCAAGGTCGGTCCCTGGTTGGTCGACGTGTTACTAATAGTAACTAATCAATGTCTAAAATATCCGAAAAAATTAAAGATCAGTTCCCTATTTTAAAACAAAAAATGCATGGGAAAATTTTAGTATATTTGGACAGCGCGGCAACGACGCAAAAACCAAATTCGGTGATCGCGGCGGAACTGGCTTTTTATACGACGAGCAACGCGAATGTGCACCGGGGAGTGTATGCTTTGGCTGAACGGGCGACGGCGGATTATTTGGCGGCGCACCAAAGGGTGGCGCAATTTATCGGAGCGGAAAATCTGGAGGAAATTATATTTACTAAAAACACCACGGAGGCGATTAATTTGGTTGCGCAATCGCTTCCGAAAGAGTTGTTCAAAAAGAAGAAAATTTTAGTTTCCATTATGGAACATCACAGTAATCTTTTGCCGTGGCAAAGATTGGCTGAGGAAAGTGACGGTTCACTGGAATTTGTTGAATTTACCAAAGATGGAAAATTGGATTTGGCAGATTTACACCGCAAATTGACGAAGGATGTTGCCTTGGTGGCCGTCACGCATATTTCAAATGTGTTGGGGGTTGTTAATCCCGTTTCCAAAATAGCGCATTTGGCGCACAAGCAAGACGCCTTGGTATTGGTTGATGCCGCGCAAAGCGTGGCGCGGTTACCGCTTGACGTCAAAAAAATGGGTGTGGACTTTTTGGTTTTTTCGGGACACAAAATGTACGGTCCCATGGGTATCGGCGTGCTTTACGGGCGAAAAGTCTTTTTGGAAAAAATGGAACCATTTCTTTTGGGTGGTGACATGGTAACTACTGTGACTAGAAAAACGGCGACATGGAATGATCTGCCGTGGAAATTTGAGGCGGGTACGCCCAATGTTGCCGGCGCGATGGGGCTTGTCGCCGCGATTGATTTTATTGATCGCATCGGCATCAAAAATATTTGGAAACACGAGCAGGAACTGGTTGAATATTTGCTTCCGCGTTTGACGGAAATTAAAGAATTGAAAATAATTGGGCCGTCCGCTCGTGCCGGGGTAGTCTCTTTTACGGTTGCCGGCTTACATTCGCATGATCTTGCCTCACTTCTGGATTTAGAGGGAGTTGCTGTTCGGGCCGGGCAACATTGCGCGCAACCGCTTTTAGAAACACTCGGTATTAAAGAATGTACGCGTGTTAGTTTTAGCGTAACAACAACGACTGAAGAGTTGGATATATTTATTACGGCGCTAAAGAAAAGCATTAAAATTTTACAACGCAATGGATGAATCAACGGAATTTTATTTTCGCGAGGAACTGATGGCCCATGCCAAAACGCCACACAATCATGGTGTGATTAAAGGTGCTGTTATTCGTCAAAAAGAGTCTAATCCTCTTTGTGGCGATGAGATTGAAATGTTCGCACAAGTGGAAAAATCAAGACTGACGGAGATTAAATTTGAAGGAAGCGGTTGTTATATTAGTCAGGCTACCGCATCGATGTTGACTGAAAAAATCAAGGAAATGAAATTGTCAGCGATTCAAAAAATGAATGAAGACTCTGTAATGGAAATGTTGGGGGCCGTAGCGACACCGGCCCGAAAAAAATGCGCGATGTTGTCGCTTTGGACAATCCAAAAGGGAATTGAAAATTATTTAAATGTTAAGAAGAAAAAAGATGCCAAATAACGTTCCAATGAGGGTCGGACCGCTAAGCAGTCCGACCCTGGTGCACAGAAAATTGCTAGAAGTGAAAAATTTATCTGTGTCAGTTGGCGGTAAACAAGTTTTAGAAAATGTTACTTTTGATGTCGCGGAAGGGGAAGTGGTGGGCCTCCTTGGTCCGAACGGTTCGGGAAAAACATCATTGGGGCTAACTTTGATGGGACATCCGAGGTATCAGGTGACGGCCGGAAAAATAAATCTTGTTGGAAAAAATTTGTTGGCGATGAAGCCGGAAGAGCGTGCGAAAGCGGGGTTGTTTATGTCTTTTCAAAATCCGATGGAAATTCAAGGCGTACCATTTGGGAAGTTTCTTTTTACTGCCTACAAAGAAGTGAAGAACCCAGCTATCTCGGCAAAGGATTTTATCGCGCTTTTGCGTGAGAAGTGTCAGTTTTTGGGCGTTGTTCAATCCTTTGTTGAACGCTCAGTGAACGAGGGGTTTTCTGGTGGCGAAAAGAAACGCGCTGAAATTTTGCAACTTGCTGTGTTGGAACCAAAATTGGCGATATTGGATGAAACGGATTCCGGGCTTGATG is part of the bacterium genome and harbors:
- a CDS encoding Rrf2 family transcriptional regulator, coding for MLSLSKKTDYALLVLTTLAQKPKDYVSLRELAVRKNMPYRFLAQVARALVHDGLIISREGSGGGYRLKKSAKKISVSDVVTAIEGGVALASCLSHSETECELAVNCPLKKGMPSIQRMVLKTLTKKTVADLLAAN
- the sufB gene encoding Fe-S cluster assembly protein SufB, which translates into the protein MLTKKSKPFQLDRSNYDKINRGKLAYKTSAGLTAETVRKISKRKEEPAWLLEKRLQALKISKKLKMPKWAPSTDALDLNKITFYAEADHKEATNWEDVPKEIRSTFERLGIPEAERTVLAGTGAQYESLMAYHKLKEEWEKQGVIFENFDTAVKKHPEMVREYFMTKCVPIAYHKYAALHGAVFSGGTFIYVPKNVKVSMPLQAYFRMNAEGMGQFEHTLIIVDEGAELHYIEGCSAPRYDTASLHAGCVEIFVKKGARMRYSSIENWSKNTYNLNTKRAIVEKDGVMEWVSGNLGSGLTMLYPCSALIGEGAKTDFLSIAFAGKGQNQDTGTKVLHLAPRTTSTVISKSIAVDGGITTYRGQVKVVKGARGVATKSVCDSLLFDQSSVANTYPYIDVEEPHADIAHEASVGRVGEEQLFYLRTRGITEERAIQMIVSGFIEPIVKKLPFEYAVELNRLIELEMEGSVG
- a CDS encoding SufD family Fe-S cluster assembly protein gives rise to the protein MKKNIKIADGKTAEIIIDIAKDRNVFIEVGKLCNVTILEIIRGATNQGPTLDPTGSESGLQLKVNLIGKKSVINIHSLVVGLGGNKSKNEIEINHLARETNSAFTGYALLKNNAEHTWEISTVIENVAKKSVASQKINNLLLGENGVVKNRPALIIRNNDVSCSHAVATGHLDEEQLFYAQARGLTVEQSKSLMARGFVEPFIRLLPKNIQQEIIGKFDQGPTLDNLVQGRSLVGRRVTNSN
- a CDS encoding SufS family cysteine desulfurase, with the translated sequence MSKISEKIKDQFPILKQKMHGKILVYLDSAATTQKPNSVIAAELAFYTTSNANVHRGVYALAERATADYLAAHQRVAQFIGAENLEEIIFTKNTTEAINLVAQSLPKELFKKKKILVSIMEHHSNLLPWQRLAEESDGSLEFVEFTKDGKLDLADLHRKLTKDVALVAVTHISNVLGVVNPVSKIAHLAHKQDALVLVDAAQSVARLPLDVKKMGVDFLVFSGHKMYGPMGIGVLYGRKVFLEKMEPFLLGGDMVTTVTRKTATWNDLPWKFEAGTPNVAGAMGLVAAIDFIDRIGIKNIWKHEQELVEYLLPRLTEIKELKIIGPSARAGVVSFTVAGLHSHDLASLLDLEGVAVRAGQHCAQPLLETLGIKECTRVSFSVTTTTEELDIFITALKKSIKILQRNG
- a CDS encoding iron-sulfur cluster assembly scaffold protein gives rise to the protein MDESTEFYFREELMAHAKTPHNHGVIKGAVIRQKESNPLCGDEIEMFAQVEKSRLTEIKFEGSGCYISQATASMLTEKIKEMKLSAIQKMNEDSVMEMLGAVATPARKKCAMLSLWTIQKGIENYLNVKKKKDAK
- the sufC gene encoding Fe-S cluster assembly ATPase SufC, which translates into the protein MPNNVPMRVGPLSSPTLVHRKLLEVKNLSVSVGGKQVLENVTFDVAEGEVVGLLGPNGSGKTSLGLTLMGHPRYQVTAGKINLVGKNLLAMKPEERAKAGLFMSFQNPMEIQGVPFGKFLFTAYKEVKNPAISAKDFIALLREKCQFLGVVQSFVERSVNEGFSGGEKKRAEILQLAVLEPKLAILDETDSGLDVTATKIVAKAIKKVSENNPKMSIILITHYDKFLKQLKPNRILKIEKGMVTTK